One Acidimicrobiales bacterium genomic region harbors:
- the nth gene encoding endonuclease III, producing MATGRPRTPAGRARVVSERLAEEYPGTATELCELDYENPFQLLTATILSAQTTDVNVNKATPALFARYPTPQDLAGANPAEVEVLVQSTGFYRNKTKSIMGMARALVERFHSEVPTKLSDLVTLPGVGRKTGNVVRSVAMGLPGLPVDTHVLRLSQRLGLTTNTDPVKVEMDLNPMVKASERGALSLRMILHGRRVCSARRPRCGECLLADFCPSAGSF from the coding sequence ATGGCTACTGGTCGCCCGCGCACGCCGGCCGGTCGGGCTCGCGTGGTGTCCGAGCGGCTCGCCGAGGAGTACCCCGGCACCGCCACGGAGCTGTGCGAGCTCGACTACGAGAACCCCTTCCAGCTCCTGACGGCGACCATCCTCTCCGCGCAGACCACCGACGTGAACGTCAACAAGGCGACGCCCGCCCTGTTCGCCCGCTACCCGACCCCCCAGGACCTTGCCGGCGCCAACCCGGCCGAGGTCGAGGTGCTGGTGCAGTCCACCGGCTTCTACCGCAACAAGACGAAGAGCATCATGGGGATGGCCCGGGCGCTGGTCGAGCGGTTCCACTCCGAGGTCCCCACCAAGCTGTCCGACCTCGTGACCCTGCCCGGCGTCGGCCGCAAGACCGGCAACGTGGTGCGGAGCGTGGCGATGGGACTACCCGGGCTGCCGGTCGACACGCACGTGCTGCGGCTGTCACAGCGTCTCGGGCTCACCACCAACACCGATCCGGTGAAGGTCGAGATGGATCTGAACCCGATGGTGAAGGCCAGCGAGCGCGGGGCGTTGAGCTTGCGGATGATCCTGCACGGGCGCCGCGTGTGCAGTGCGCGCCGGCCCCGCTGCGGAGAGTGTCTACTAGCCGATTTCTGCCCTTCCGCAGGCTCTTTTTGA